The DNA region AAACATAAACGATAAAATTCAAGCTGCTATCACACTTTATAAAAATGGTGATGCAAAAAAAGCCATGGGCGATATCCAAGACATCTACTTTGATGAGTTTGAAGGCAGCGGCATGGAGAATAAAGTAGGTGCAATAGATGTAAATTTAAAAACAGCTATTGAAGCTACATTTGGTAATCTTGTAGCCCTTATGAAGTCAGGCGCAGATGAAAAAACTCTTCAAGAAAGTGCAAACAAGATGTCGTCTCAGCTAGCAACTGCACTTGAGAAAACTAGCAGTTCAAGCTCACCTTGGTCTTTATTCGTTTGGGCTTTGACTATTATTTTAAGAGAAGGCTTTGAAGCACTTATCATTGTTGCTGCTGTTGTTGCATATCTTGTAAAAACTGGTAATGCTAAAGCGATGGGCAAAGTTGTTTATAGCTCAGTTGGCGTGGCTGTTATCTTAAGCTTTGTCATGGCGTGGCTAATGAATGTCATTTTTGGCGAGGCAGCAGGTCAAAAAAGAGAGCTTATGGAAGGTATCACGATGCTTGTTGCAGTGGGACTTCTATTTTATGTTGGCTTTTGGCTTCTTTCAAATGCAGGTGCTAAAAAATGGAATGACTACATCAAATCACACGTCTCTGACTCTATCTCAAGTGGCTCAACTACAACGCTTTGGTGGACTGTATTTTTAGCAGTATTTAGAGAGGGTGCTGAAACTGTATTATTTTATCAGGCACTTATTTTTGGAGCTAAAGATTCAGCTGGTTACTCAATGATAGCAGCTGGCTTTGTGATAGGACTTGTCGTTCTTTTAATAGTCTATTTCTTATTTAAAATTTTTGCTGTTAAAATTCCTATTAAACCATTTTTTATATTTACGTCAGCGATCATCTTTTATATGTCGATCGTCTTTGTTGGTAAGGGTGTCGGCGAGCTAGTTGAGGGTAAAATTTTCATCCCAACTATCATAAATGGACTTAGCTTCCCTGACTGGATGAGGGACTGGCTAGGACTTCAGCCATATTATGAGAGTTTAGTGCCTCAAATCATTATGGTACTTGCCCTAGTTATAGGCATCGTTATTATGAAATCAAAACAAAATAAAAATTAATCTTATTTAAAGGAGAGAATATGAATAAAATTCTTAGTTCAGCCCTAGCACTTAGCCTAGCAGCTGGTTTTGCACTTGCTGGAGAGCATCCAATCGGTGAGCCTGTAGAGGCTAATGGCATGGAGATAGCTGCAGTTTATTTGCAACCAATCGACATGGAACCAAAGGGTATTGACCTAGCTCCAAGCCTAGCTGATTTTCACCTAGAAGCTGACATACACGCTATTGCTGGTAATAAAAACGGCTTTGGCGAAGGTGAGTGGATCCCATACCTAAAGATTAACTACGAGCTAAAAAACCTTGATAACGGCAAAGTTAAAAAAGGTACCTTTATGCCAATGGTTGCAAGCGATGGCCCACACTACGGTGCTAACGTAAAAATGGATACAGGTGTTGGTAACTATGAGCTTAAATTCCACATTGATAATCCAGAAAAACAAGGTTTTGGTCGTCACGCTGACAAAGAGAGCGGTGTTGGTAAATGGTTTGAGCCTTTCACAACAACTTATAAATTTCAATGGACAGGTGGTCCTGTTAAATAATCACCAGGGGCGTTCTCGCCCCTTTTAAAAAATTCTCACAGGGTTTAGTTATGTCAATTTATTTCTATCAGGTCTTTTTAGCCCTCCTTGGATTTACGCTTTTTGCTGCCTTAAATAACAAGGATAAAAGTTTAAAAACACTCTTTTTACCGTCACTTTTTGGAGTCGTAGCTGGCGTATTTATTTTTAAAGTCGTTCGTCACGCACTTATAGATGATCAGTTTAAAATTTTCATCGATTTAGTGACGCTAGTTTTTCTACTAGTTAGCATTTTATGGATATTTCTTGAGCTTAAGATAGCAAAAATTGTAACGTTTTTTATTTTAGGCATCGGCTTTGGCTTTGGCTATAGTTCAAGCAGTGTGTTATTTCCACTATTTGGTGGTGAGCTACTAGATACGCTTTCTGTCATTAGCTTCTTTCTAATGATATTTGCAATGATTTTGCTCGTATTTTTATTCTTTTTTATTTCGAATTTAAAATCTAGCATTTCTCCATTAATAGCTAAAATTTTAGCCCTTATCACTTTAGTTTTCTTGCTAATTGATAGAAGTTCTCAGACAGCACTTGAGCTTTTGCGTGCTGGGGCTTTAAAAATAAGTAGTGAGTTAAACTCTCAGATTCTATCTGTTAGTGCAAAAGGTATTTACGTATCAGAATTTGGTACTTATTTTTATATCTTTGTGATCTTACTTTTATGCATCACCGCGCTTTTCTTTAT from Campylobacter concisus includes:
- a CDS encoding FTR1 family iron permease; this encodes MNKFLKFMLIMLLPIWLIAKNEDYEQVAAQIKESLQKVITEYRAGNVEQAVSDTQNAYFGLFEDVEAGIRINLGQKKAYSMEKQFGEIRKAIKAGEAPDDVQKRIDQINSEIAEVLPVILKGHRLVGEYSDSPAQAATTDYDTSKFIPEWKVAFTNLSADIDKAIASYESDKQDDAKSAIQDAKFTDYRNTQLEIAIRQHIENGKSIDADIQRKMGEAISGITNGISKDDFKTKLDEIKKLAYDAVSKLPADTAKLAKVDMSDVEAASEEDSGVDYAKVVQNINDKIQAAITLYKNGDAKKAMGDIQDIYFDEFEGSGMENKVGAIDVNLKTAIEATFGNLVALMKSGADEKTLQESANKMSSQLATALEKTSSSSSPWSLFVWALTIILREGFEALIIVAAVVAYLVKTGNAKAMGKVVYSSVGVAVILSFVMAWLMNVIFGEAAGQKRELMEGITMLVAVGLLFYVGFWLLSNAGAKKWNDYIKSHVSDSISSGSTTTLWWTVFLAVFREGAETVLFYQALIFGAKDSAGYSMIAAGFVIGLVVLLIVYFLFKIFAVKIPIKPFFIFTSAIIFYMSIVFVGKGVGELVEGKIFIPTIINGLSFPDWMRDWLGLQPYYESLVPQIIMVLALVIGIVIMKSKQNKN
- a CDS encoding iron transporter, translating into MNKILSSALALSLAAGFALAGEHPIGEPVEANGMEIAAVYLQPIDMEPKGIDLAPSLADFHLEADIHAIAGNKNGFGEGEWIPYLKINYELKNLDNGKVKKGTFMPMVASDGPHYGANVKMDTGVGNYELKFHIDNPEKQGFGRHADKESGVGKWFEPFTTTYKFQWTGGPVK